In the Sphingobacterium sp. PCS056 genome, CACCACTCTGAAATCTCTGTAATAACAACGAAATAAAATAGTTCTTAAAAGTGTTGCTACTTTTTTAGTACTATCAGCACTCACATTTGGATTTCCATCGCGATCCCCCCCTGGCCAAAAACCAAGCTCAATCAATTGCCTCACTTCCTCTGTCTCAATCCCCAGCTCATCATCAATATAAGTTTGGATCTCAGAAGCTACTTTGTAGAACACATTTTCTAGAAACCAAGCCAAGCTAATCGCCTCATCAACCGGAGTAGGCTTGTTATTATTGATAAAAGGTGTTTTACCAAGTTGTTGCAATAATAAATGAATATTATGAATATCATTCTCTTTGATTGCACTGATCAGATCATTGATAATCGACAATACAGATCCAGGATAAAACTGAGTCGGGTGAGCAGTCAATACAAGGCGGACAGAGAAATCTTTTAGTTTCGCAACTATTTTTCGCTTAAGTTCCGGATTTGTTTCTGAAGATTTAATTAAAGACCCAAGCTGTGAAGATTGATCTGTTTTACCAATTGCTTTAAATGAAGAATCTTCAATTGCATCAAAAAGCACCACCTGTCTTTCGATGTATTGTACAAATCGAAATAACAAATCGACTTGAGTTTCCTCATCCGAATAAATTTCATGCTGCTCAAAAAAAGTATTGATGATATCTTCCGGAGTTTGATGCTTCTCTACTCCATTTTCACAGTGTTTGGCAAAAAAAGGTAATAAGGTACCCGTATCCTTTACCTGTTGGAAGGGTAGCGTTAAAAATAGACTTTTAAAAAGTTCAAATCGCGTCAAAACTTCGTTTTGAAAAACGGCTTCTTTTGTACTTAATTTCATATTATAGAAAAAACAGTTGTAGTTAATGGAGAACGTTTGAATATGATCAAACATTCAAATATATAAAATTTATATTCAAATAATCATTTAAATGAAAAAAAACTAATAATAACATCTTAAAATTACAATATTATTAAGAACAAAAACGTTTTTCACTTGTTATATTATTTTTGATCAAGTACAAATTACTAAATGTTACAAAATGGGAAAAATTTATACAGCAGAAGTTACTGCAACTGGTGGACGTAATGGTGAAGTAAAATCTTCAGATGGTATCATTGATTTAATTGTAAAAAAACCAACAGCTATGGGCGGTGATGGAAACGCTACCAATCCAGAGCAATTATTTGCAGCAGCATGGAGTTCATGTTTTTTAGGAGCCGTTGCCGCAGTAGGAGAAAAAGATAACGTCGATATGACCGATGCTACAGTGACGGTACGCGCATCATTTAACGAAGAAAACAATGCCTTCTTTATTTCTGCAGAAATTGATTTACATGTACCGACTCTTAGCGCCGAACAAGCTCAAAAGCTTGCGGAAAAAGCACATCATGTATGCCCCTATTCAAAGGCTACCAGAGGAAATGTAGAAACTAAAATAACAGGTATTTAATTACCGATCTTCAAATACGAACCCGCTATGCTTTTTATTGTAAAAGCATAGCTTTTCCTATTCAATCTTGTATATTTGTTTGTATTCTAGATTATGAAGCAGACACAAGAGATAAAAAGTTTTTTTTATAGCCAATACTTCGCAGATGGTATCAGGATCACCATCGGATGTATCATTCCAGTCATTATTTTTGCGGCAATGGGCCAGTTCATAAATGGAACATTCGTGTCCTTAGGAGCACTGTTGGTTGGATTGTCAGATACTCCAGGCGCCCCCTCCCACCGTCGTACAGGGATGTATTTTGCAGCGATACTAACGATTATAACTTTTATTCTGACAGTCGCTGTAAATTCCAATATTTATTTACTAACGATATTAATTGCTGCCTTGTGCTTTATCTTTGCCATGTTTGCAGTGTTCAATGCTCGTGCAGCGAATGTCGGGTTGATGTGCATGTTGATGATGCTTATACATGTTGATACACCATTTACACTCGACAGCGCACTTACCTATTTATTTTATTACTCCATAGGTTGCCTTTGGTATATTATTATCAGCTTATCGATCACGCAAATTAGACCCTATAGACTAACGCAACAGGAACTTGCAGAATCCATTCGTCATGTTGCCGATTACCTACGTTTAAAAGCTAATTTTTACGACATCAATGTTGATAATGATAAAAATTATCTCAAACTGATAGATAAACAAGTCGAAGTAAACGACCATCAAGAAAACGTACGAAATCTACTCTTTCAGAGCAAAAGATCCATCAAAGATACCACCAAAACTGGACGGTATTTAACATTCGTATTCAATGATATTATTGATCTCTTTGAGCAAAGTATGGCAACTCATTATGATTATAATGCAGTCAGTGAAAAATTTGGACATACCGGTATTTTAAATGAATTTAAACATATCATCTTAAAATTAACGAATGAATTAGATCATATCGCCTATCAATTAAATGCAAATCGAATACCAACTCCAATGTACAACTTTGATCAAGAGATCAATTTAATGCACAAAAGGATCGATCAAGTGGAAAAAGAACTTCAATATAATGCCATTGCGCTTCGAAAAATTTTAATCAATGTTCGAGACATCATCCGTCATATCAATGATATTTATAGCTATTCGCACATAAAATCGACAGAAATTAATAAGCAAGAAATCGATGAGGCAAAAAAATTCATTGAACCATCCATTATTGATTTTAAAAAAATAAAAGAAAATCTAACCTTAGATTCAACTTATTTTAGACATGCGTTGCGCATGGCCATCGTCATGTCATTATCTTATTTTATAGCCAAGTCATTTCATATCAGCCAAAATATATTTTGGATATTGCTGACGATAATGGTCATTTTAAAACCAGGATTTGGATTAACAAAATCAAGAAATATCCAGCGCCTAATGGGGACCATAATTGGAGGACTGATCGGAGCTTTCATCCTTTTTATGGTACATGATGAAACCATTCGCTTTGTATTACTCATATTTTTCTTCCTAAGCGCTTATAGTCTCTTTCGAGTCAATTATATTGTAGCAGTTATATTCATGACACCTTATGTACTGATCATGCTGAGTTTTGTCAGTACAAATACAATTGAAGTAACAAAAGAGCGAATTTTTGATACCTTTATTGGAGGTATGATTGCATTCCTTTCCAGTTATGTTATCTTCCCAAATTGGGAGTCAACACAAGTTAAAGTCTCTATGCAAAAGCTACTCCAAGCAAGTTATCACTATATTGCATTGACCATCAAAGAGATTGCAGGAAATGAACCAACAGTTACAGAATATAAGTTGGTTAGAAAAAAGCTGTATGTAGAAACAGCCAACATGGGATCAACATTTCAACGTATGCTTACAGAACCCAAAAACAAACAGAAATACACAAAAGATGTCAATAAGTTTGTTATTTTTAATCATGTTTTAGCATCATTTGCAGTTACCTTACATAATCAGGTTACTTCATCAAGAGCTAATCACAGCATCACAAAAGAACATATCAAATTGATTCGTAAGATATTAAGCTCCTTAGAAAGTGCAATCAGAGATTTAAGTAATCCCAATGAAGAAAATCCATTTACACCAGTCGATTTTCAGATACCTGAAACTCTCATAGCAATAGATGACATCAGGGACGAAAACAGTATTTTACTAACAGAGCAACTACAATTTATCAATAAAATCGCAGCAGATATTGCAAAGTTGGTACAGCAATTAAAAGAAAAAACAAGCGCGGAAATCGACCCGATGTTAAACAAAAAGGTACAATAGTTAAAATAAATGGCAATTATGCAAGATAATTATTTCGATATCATCATCGTAGGTGGGGGCCCAATAGGACTTGCCTGTGCTTTAGAAGCATCATTGAATAATCTCAGCTATCTTATATTGGAAAAAGGATGTCTTGTCAACTCACTTTATCATTATCCCCAAAATATGACTTTCTTTTCTTCATCAGACCGATTAGAAATTGGAGATATACCTTTCGTAACGACATTGCCCAAACCTAAGCGATCCGAAGCGCTGGAGTATTACCGACGCATTCAACAAAAGTTCAAATTAAAAATTAATTTATTTGAAGAAGTCACATCAATTGACAAAACGGAATTTGGCTTCCATACGCAAACGGTTAAAGACAGCTATACATCCAGATACGTCATCATTGCGACTGGCTTTTATGATATTCCTATGCAACTAAACATTCCTGGAGAAGATTTGGATAAGGTCAAACATTATTATGATGATCCACATTATTATGTCAATCAAAAAGTGATTGTAGTAGGCGCCAGTAATTCCTCTATTGATGCAGCTTTAGAGACCTTTAGAAAAGGGGCAGATGTTACCCTTGTTATACGTGGAAAAGAAATCAGTCCAAGAGTCAAGTACTGGGTCAAACCTGACATTGAGAATAGGATTGCTGCTGGTGAGATTAGCGTATTGTATAATAGTACACTGAGCAAGGTAACCCAATCTCACGTCTATATCCATACGCCAGATGCTGAAGTTGTACTAGAAAATGATTTTGTATTGGCTCTGACCGGCTATCAGCCAAATTTCAAATTCCTAAAATCTGTCGGAATTCATATCGGTGAAGAGTCTCCATGTATTCCTGAGCATGACCCTACAACAATGGAAACTAACGTTAAAGGTCTTTATCTTGCAGGTGTTGTATGCGGAGGTCTAAACACTCATTTATGGTTTATAGAAAATTCCAGAATTCATGCTCAACAGATCATAACAGCGATCAAGCAGAAATAATATATATACAACTATTTTCTTAAACCCTTTAAGAAAATCTTCATCATCTTTTTTTGTAAACTCAAGATATCGTCAAACTCATCTTTGGTCGGGAATAACATGTTTTTCATATCTTTCAAAATGCCCATGCGCATTCCAAATAAAGAATATAATAAAATTCGAGCTGTCTCTTCAATATCTTCAACCTCGATTTTATTGTGCTCTACGCCGATCACTAATATTTCAACAAAAAGTTCGACTTCCCTTACATGTGATTCTTTAAATACACGCTCCAATTCTTCAGGGAGCTCTTTGACCATATTGATCGTATATTCAAATAAATTATAGTACTTATTGATTTGTTCAACCCTTTTATCAAGTGTATACATCATGATTTCTTCAAAATCATCACAAGTATTAATTTTTTCTTTAATATCTTGAACCATTTTATCAATCACGTATTCAAATACAGCAGAATATAAACTATTCTTATCCGGGAAATAATAATAGAGCAGTGCTTTTGAAAAATTCAAATCAGTAGCAATTTCAGACATGGTTGTTTTTGCCATACCAAAATGCGCAAATCTACGTGTTGCCGCCTCCAATATCCTCGTTCTTTTTAAATCCGCATTTGCCATCAATTCAAAAATTAATTACACTTAATTACTGCTTTGTACTATCTTTACTAACTATTATATAAAGATAATTTATTTTTTTGATTTTTTGAAAAAACTAGTCAACAATGGGTATAAACATACAATCAGATATTTCTTTAAAAAAATACAACACATTCGGCATTGAGGAAGTTGCACACTATTTCATTGAGATCACTGAAGCAACTCAATTATTGGATGCTTATGAGTCTGGTATATTCGAAAAAGACTTTCTGACATTAGGCGGTGGAAGTAATATTTTATTCACCCATCCCTATGAAGGCTATATCATCAAAATTAACATCAAAGGAATAAATGCAAACCAAGTTCATCAGGAAATATTCCTAACCGCATCAGCCGGCGAAATCTGGAATGATCTCGTATGGTTCTGTGTTGATAATAATTACAACGGATTAGAAAACATGGCGCTTATCCCTGGTACAGTCGGAGCCTCTCCAGTCCAAAATATTGGAGCTTATGGCACTGAACTTATGGATATTTTTTACAGCTGCGTCGCCTTTGATACACTTGAAGGTGTATTTAGGATTTTTTATAATGAAGATTGTCAATTTTCTTATCGAGATAGTATTTTCAAATCCGAACAAAAAGGTAGATACATTATTACAGAGGTAACGTATAAACTTAAAACTACTCCATCGATCAACACTTCATATGGAGCAATCAGCACGGAGCTTGAAAAACGCAAAATAACGCATCCTACGATACGAGATATTGCAGAAGTGGTGTCGACTATTCGTGTCGAAAAATTACCAGACCCGAGCACAGTTGGAAATGCAGGAAGTTTTTTCAAGAATCCAATTATATCGGCTGAGCAGTTCAAGAAGATCAAATCATTATTTCCAGATATGATCAGTTATGATATGCCAGATGGACGTGTAAAACTTGCCGCAGGTTGGCTGATCGAGCAATGCAACTGGAAAGGTCGAGTCATCGGTCAAGCAGGTGTATGGAAGAACCAAGCCCTTGTACTAATAAATATACAATCAGCTACAGGAAATGAAATTTTTGAATTATCGTCTAAAATAATAAACGATGTGTATCAAAAATTCAATGTGAAATTAGAACGTGAAGTAAATATTTTTTGATTTTTAATAAAAAAATATTTCATAAAAATTTTTATAAAAAAGCGCCCTATTAGGTATTTGAATTAGTGTTTATAGAAAAACAACTTTTCTATAAACGAAACTTCCTGTTAAATATTTATTAATTTAATATCAATTCTCAATAATTAGCATACTATTTGCAATCAGTTTACTGAACCGTATTAAAATCGCTGAGGAATTTACATTTTATTTCTCTCTCAGTGTTTTGCAAACCATTCATTTTAAAGTGAATATAAATTCAGTGATATGACTAAGTATGAATTCAACTCATTAGTGGTAGAGCAATCCGACTCCCTAAAACACTATGCAAAGAAATTTACAAATGACACCGAAGATGCAAATGATTTGGTGCAAGACACAATGTTAAAGGCTGTTACCTATTTCAACAACTTTAGAGAGGGAACCAATTTAAAAGGTTGGTTATATACTATTATGAAAAATACATTCATTAACAATTACAGAAGAATTGTTAAAACGAATTCTTTCATAACTAAAGAAGAAGAAATTTCAAGTGCTAACTTGATCTTGTCAGCATCAAAAAATCAAGGTGAAAATAAATTTGTCATGGAAGATATACATACCGCGCTTTCTAAGCTTTCAGAAGACTACTATGTCCCTTTTAGCATGTATTTTGAAGGATTTAAGTATCATGAAATTTCCGAATATTTAGCAATTCCTATTGGTACTGTCAAAACACGAATACATATCGCTCGAAAAGTTATGAAAAAATCATTATCAACTTATAAACTTATCGACTAAGTTTTATACCTTCGATTCATGGATCATCATGAAACACTTCCCGTATATTCCAAATCGAAACTTGCATTGAGAAATGGTCAAGATCGGCCGGAAATATGGGTGGCTTTTCAAGGATTAATATACGATGTCACAGCAAGTAGATTGTGGAGATCCGGAAAACACTATGAGCATTGGGCGGGTCAAGACCTAACTGAGGAGCTTTCAGAAGCTCCTCACTCAGATCAAGTATTTCTTAAGTTTCCAATAATAGGAAAAATAGGATAATTAAATATCAAATTTAGCTAAAGAAACGAAAGCCTTCAATCGAGCTTCGATTTCTTCCTGCGTTAAAGTCTGCAAGCGTTCAGTACCAAATTTCTCAACACAGAATGATGCTAATGCGGATCCATAGACCACAGCATTTTTCATATTGGTAAAGTTAATTGTTTTCACTTTAGCCAAATAGCCGATAAAACCACCTGCAAACGCATCACCCGCACCGGTTGGATCAAACACTTCAGCCAAAGGCAATGCTGGAGCTGAGAAAATCTGTCCTTCACCGAATAATAAAGCACCATGCTCTCCTTTTTTAATGATCAAATATTTTGGTCCCATTTCAAGAATAACAGCAGCAGCTTTTACCAACGAATACTCACCAGATAGCTGACGAGCCTCACCATCATTAATAGTTAATACATCAACATGTTTCAATACCGCTTTCAAATCATCCATAGCGATATCCATCCAGAAATTCATGGTATCTAAAACAACCAATTTAGGTTTGTTTTTTAGGCGATTTAAAGTCGTCATCTGAACTTGAGGAGTCGCATTGCCCAATAACAAAAATTCGCAATCTTGGTAACTCTCAGGAATAATCGGATCAAAATTTTCCAATACATTCAATTCAGTAGTGATGGTATCACGACTGTTCATATCGTTATGATACTTACCAGCCCAGAAAAATGATTTACCCCCCTCTATGATCTGGATACCCTCAACATCTACACCTTTACTCGTAATGATATTGAGATTATCATCTCCAAAATCTTCACCGATTACGCCTACTAATTTTACTTGGTCATATAAGAAAGACGCTGAAAGTGCTGCGAAAGTTCCCGCTCCACCAACAATTTTATCTGTCTTACCAAAAGGTGTTTCGATAGCGTCGAATGCCACCGTACCCATTACTACTAAACTCATAGTGTATAAATAAATAACTTTAAACAAAAAAAAACCGGCTTTTTAGCCGGTTTAACCTAATGCTCCTGAAGCTGGGCTCGAACCAGCGACCCTCTGATTAACAGTCAGATGCTCTAACCAGCTGAGCTATTCAGGAATCTTCTCAAGAAAGATGACTATATATCCTTCTCTTTTGATGCCACAAAAATAGCTAAATTCAACGTATTTCCAAATTATTTTAAATATTTTTTACTTTTTTTTTATCGAAATTATGATCATATTTAGATTATAAAATAGTAGCGATTGAAAACAAAGCAATTACATCATCCTATTACTTTAATAATTTGATTTAAATTTATTCCCTTATGCACAAAGTTGCTGTAAAAACAAGCACCCTTCTTCTCTTAGCCGCACTTGTTGTGAGTTGTAGCAAAAAAAATGTAACAGATGATGACCCGATAAAAGAGCCCGATACAAAAACCACACGTATCGAAAGATTGACAGACTCTCTTTTCTATTATGCAACAGATGCATATTTATGGAACACCGATCTTCCGACGTATACCGTTTTCAATCCACGACAATACAGCAAAGGAACTGATGAATATGAAAACCTCAACGCCGAACTATTTGCCATTACACGTTACGGTATAAATCCGAAGACGACACGACCTTATGAATATAGTTCCGATAATGAAACAAAATATAGTTATATCGACAAAGAAAGCTATAATGGGAGTACCGCTTTTATTAGAAAGAACGAGTCAGCATCTCTCGACTTAGAAGGAAATGGAAATGACTTTGGTTTGAAAGTAGGTCTTTATGGAACCAATACAGACTACGACATTAAAATACAATTAACCTATACTGGTTCTCCAGCCGCTATAAAGCAGTTAGATCGTGGAGATGTAATCACTCATATCGATGGCATTAAATATGGATCCAACTTCAACAGTGAAATAACAGCACTAAACAAAGCCCTATTTGATAGTGAATCAACCACAATCAAAGGGGTAAAACTTGATGGAAAATCATTTGAATTCACATTAAATAAAGCAAGATATAAAACTCGTTCAGTTGTCAAAGATAGTGTGTATACCAGTGGAGCCAATAAAATTGGCTATTTTGCATTCACTTCATTTTCTAGCCTGGAACATACACAAGCCGATCTGACCAACACCTTTAATAAGTTCCAAACTGCAGGTGTTACGGATCTGATTATCGACTTACGCTATAATGGTGGTGGCTACATCAATACTGCTCAGTTTATTGCCAATAAAATTGCTCCAGCCTCTCTAAATGGGCAGCTGATGTTTTCAGAACATTATAATAGTACCATGCAAAACAACAAAACGCAATATCTGAAGAACCTGCCTTATCAGACAACGGATCGAATGGGAAATCCTGTAACGAGTAATTACGGTAATATTGATTATAGTGTTTCTGGCAATACATTTAAGTTTGCCCCAACCGGAAATTTAAATATCAAATCCATTGTATTTATTGTTACAGATAATACTGCTTCGGCCAGTGAACTACTCATTAACATCTTTAAGCCGTATTTAAATGTAAAATTAGTAGGTGAAAAAACCTATGGAAAACCGGTCGGATTCTTTCCTTTGACTATTGGAGGTTATGATGTCTACATGAGCATGTTTACATCGAAGAATTCAAAGAATGAAAGTGATTACTTTGATGGCATGTCCGTTGATAAAGCTAGCAGAGATGATGCAGATTATGCATTGGGAGACTTAAAAGAGCAATCATTACAAGCAGCCTATAATTACATTACCACGGGCAGTTATCTCAATAGCTCATCTGCAATTTCAAGTATACGGACATCAACGACCCAAATCAAGAAGTTAAAGGATTTATCCCCCAATCAGTTCAAAGGGATGGTAGAACATCGATTAAAAACAAGATAAACGCAGAAAGCCTTTCCAAAATGGAAAGGCTTTAATTTTTGTCTTCTCATGCGCAATTCTCAAATCAGATGATTGTTTCATCACCTAAATTGATCGATATAAGAATCGATATAAGAAATGATCACTATATAAGATACATTTAGCAAAGAGTAATTATCACGCATGATCAATGACCATCGGTTTCAGAATCCTTTCCTTAAAGGTCTTTCCGGATCCAGAAACAGAAAATCTTTCAAAATCGTCCAGGCTTTTTATTTTTTGCAGTTCTAGATTGAGATCAGGATCAGATTTTATCGTCGATAAAACGGCAGGGTCATCTTTCATGAAATCAGACAGAATAATAACACCTTTTTCCAATCCAAGAGCAATCAATTCAGAAAACTTCGTATTGGCATATACATGTTCGGGTTTTCTAAAATACTCATTATTGAGCTGAACATATTTACCGACAATCCATAAAGCGGTCTTTTCACTCTTAACACCAATCTTCCCATCCTGAACAGCAAGTTCATTTATAAAATGATGCACCTCAACAATATTGATTAAGCCAAAATGATATAAATCCCTCATCATATAATCAATCCTATCCGCACAAAGGGCAGGAAGGGCCATCTCAAGCAAAGTATATTTTGGATCTTCCAGTAAAGAAGTACTGAATCCATGTTTAGTGAGAATAGATGGTATAGTGGAATTTGCAATTACTTCTTTAAAAATTTGCTCATGATAATCTTCTCCTGACTTTTGCAGGACATAATCGCTAACATGTGAAAAAGCAGTATGGGAGACATCGTGCAAAAGGGCAGCAATCTGCTCTTCCAGACTACCTCCAAGTTTCTTCACAAGAAGCATCACTCCGATCGCATGTTCATATCTGCTGTGACTAACATGTGGTGAAACCAAAAAAACCGCACCTCCCTGATGAATATTTTTTAATCTTTGAACCGGTGCCGAACTTATGAGATCGCTGAGTATATCTTCAAGTTCGAAATTACCATAAAAAATATCGATTAACGTCATCATACAAATATAATAGATTTAGATAATGGTAGAGATAAACAAAATGAATAACACAATTTTCTGATGATCTAGAAATTTAAAATCAGTTTTTATAATTGTATGGAGATTGTTCATTGGTATTCACCGAAAAGTTGACCTATGCAATGAGGGCAAGATCGAAGCGCCAATGTCGGCTTTATATTTATGAACTTACACCTCCCGCTTAGAGCAGACTATGGGATAAAAAAAAAGGAAAGCGACCGTTTTACCGTGCTTTCCCTTTTGCTCCTGAAGCTGGGCTCGAACCAGCGACCCTCTGATTAACAGTCAGATGCTCTAACCAGCTGAGCTATTCAGGAATCATTCAAGAGTATATTGCTATAACTCTTTTTGGTTTTAAGAATTTACATTCTTATCTTTTAAATAAATTCAATCTAGACTATCGATTGAATGACGATTTTACTATCTAAAATCGCTTTGCTCCTGAAGCTGGGCTCGAACCAGCGACCCTCTGATTAACAGTCAGATGCTCTAACCAGCTGAGCTATTCAGGAATCCGGTTAATTTTCCGAAGCGTCATTTCCGTTTCGGTGATGCAATTATCGGAAGATTATTGCAATCCTACAAATCTTTTAAAAACATTTTTTGCAACTCCCTCGCTTCCAACAAGAATAATTTTTATCCCATTTAGATCAAAACACCCTTTAAGAGCAAAACAGCAAACGTGAAGTAAATCAGAAGACCCGTTACGTCAACTAAAGTGGATACAAATGGAGCCGAAGAACTGGCAGGATCTGCACCAAGTTTTCTTAAAATAAAAGGGAGCATTGATCCCATCAACGAACCCCAAAGCACAACACCTACCAACGAAAAGCTGACCACAAGACCGACTAAAACCCAATGTTCACCATAAGCATGCGAAAATCCCTGCCAAGTCATAATTCGGATAAATCCTAAAATCCCAAGTATAAGACCCAACATAAATCCAGAGACTAATTCTCTCTTCATCACTCTCCACCAATCACCTAGTGTAACCTCACCCAGTGCCATGGCCTGAATAATTAATGTCGAAGCTTGTGAGCCACTATTACCACCACTCGATATAATGAGTGGCATCAAAGCAAAAAGCATGATAGCACTCGCTAATTGATGCTCAAAATGCTCGATGACGGTAGCTGTCAACAATTGTCCAAAAAACAAGACCACTAACCATCCCGATCGCTTTTTGACCAGATTGACAATAGACACATCCAAATAAGGTTCATCCAAAGCCTCCGTTCCCCCAAACCGCTGCATATCCTCAGTATACTCCTCATTTGCGACCCATAAAATATCATCAATCGTCACAATCCCCAACATGATTCCCGCTTTATCAACAACAGGCAATGCAACACGATTATTCATTCGAAAGATATTAACAGCCTCCTCCTGAGGATCATTGGCATTTAAAGAAATCAATCTATTATCGATAAGATCACCAACGACAACATTGGGGTCTGCCATCAGGACATCTTTAATACGAATATCATCGATCAATTTGCCGGCAGCATCAATGACATATAACACATCAATAGTTTCCGAATTTTTTCCATATTGACGAATATGTTCTAAAATTCGAATGATATTCCAGTGAGGCTTGACAGTGATATAATCAGGCGTCATCAAACGACCAACACTATCTTCCGGATATCCTAATAAAGAAAGAGCTTCTTTCCGATCTTTTGGAGGTAATAAAATAATTAATTGTTTTACGACATCACCATCCTTCAATTCACTAAAAAAGGAAGTTCGATCATCGGGGGGCATTTCATTAATCAGTTCACTAATTTTACCACCAGAAAGCTTCTTAAAAATACGCTCCTGGGTAGGGAAATCCAAGATACGAAATACATTAACAGCACGGTTCAGATTTAAGGTCTCTATGAAGATATGGGCATACTCGGGAAGCTCATCGATCAGTGCCTCCACATCTGAAATATTTAGTTCATTTAAATATGCTTGTAATCCATCAGTATCCTTCGACTCAATGAACTGTTCAATTTGTTCAACTTGCATTTCCAATTCTTCCATAGTTCCCTTTCTTTACTAATATGCTACATCGGTGTATTTAAAATTTTATGCAAAAATCGTCTTTTTAAAAATAATATAAGAATTTATTTATAGTCTATTCCAAATACTTATTTTCACTTACGCATCGATGACAAAAAACAATATGAACTTCATTTTCATTTCATTTGAGAAAGGTAAGCAACTCTACGCGGTAATTCAAAACAATTAAAAAACAAGACATATTGTCACTCACACATGTATCCGAAAGAAGTGAAATTTTTGAAATAGAATTTGAGATAAATTAAAATAGATGCACGCATGTGCACAACTCTAGCGTATCAAGAAACTCCTAATAGGTCGATTTAGATTAATCGTATTCCAAATCGATCCCTGAATCAGATACTCCTTTAAAATCAAGCAATCACGCAGTTAAAATAGATAGAATAAAAGTTGCAAAAATAGAGAAACAAAGAAACAGAATACTCATTATCAATTGATTGAAATAAAAAAAACACCAAAATAAGTAAATTAAAATAAAAAACTTATATTTAGTAATCGATTT is a window encoding:
- a CDS encoding organic hydroperoxide resistance protein, with the translated sequence MGKIYTAEVTATGGRNGEVKSSDGIIDLIVKKPTAMGGDGNATNPEQLFAAAWSSCFLGAVAAVGEKDNVDMTDATVTVRASFNEENNAFFISAEIDLHVPTLSAEQAQKLAEKAHHVCPYSKATRGNVETKITGI
- a CDS encoding FUSC family protein translates to MKQTQEIKSFFYSQYFADGIRITIGCIIPVIIFAAMGQFINGTFVSLGALLVGLSDTPGAPSHRRTGMYFAAILTIITFILTVAVNSNIYLLTILIAALCFIFAMFAVFNARAANVGLMCMLMMLIHVDTPFTLDSALTYLFYYSIGCLWYIIISLSITQIRPYRLTQQELAESIRHVADYLRLKANFYDINVDNDKNYLKLIDKQVEVNDHQENVRNLLFQSKRSIKDTTKTGRYLTFVFNDIIDLFEQSMATHYDYNAVSEKFGHTGILNEFKHIILKLTNELDHIAYQLNANRIPTPMYNFDQEINLMHKRIDQVEKELQYNAIALRKILINVRDIIRHINDIYSYSHIKSTEINKQEIDEAKKFIEPSIIDFKKIKENLTLDSTYFRHALRMAIVMSLSYFIAKSFHISQNIFWILLTIMVILKPGFGLTKSRNIQRLMGTIIGGLIGAFILFMVHDETIRFVLLIFFFLSAYSLFRVNYIVAVIFMTPYVLIMLSFVSTNTIEVTKERIFDTFIGGMIAFLSSYVIFPNWESTQVKVSMQKLLQASYHYIALTIKEIAGNEPTVTEYKLVRKKLYVETANMGSTFQRMLTEPKNKQKYTKDVNKFVIFNHVLASFAVTLHNQVTSSRANHSITKEHIKLIRKILSSLESAIRDLSNPNEENPFTPVDFQIPETLIAIDDIRDENSILLTEQLQFINKIAADIAKLVQQLKEKTSAEIDPMLNKKVQ
- a CDS encoding YpdA family putative bacillithiol disulfide reductase, whose protein sequence is MQDNYFDIIIVGGGPIGLACALEASLNNLSYLILEKGCLVNSLYHYPQNMTFFSSSDRLEIGDIPFVTTLPKPKRSEALEYYRRIQQKFKLKINLFEEVTSIDKTEFGFHTQTVKDSYTSRYVIIATGFYDIPMQLNIPGEDLDKVKHYYDDPHYYVNQKVIVVGASNSSIDAALETFRKGADVTLVIRGKEISPRVKYWVKPDIENRIAAGEISVLYNSTLSKVTQSHVYIHTPDAEVVLENDFVLALTGYQPNFKFLKSVGIHIGEESPCIPEHDPTTMETNVKGLYLAGVVCGGLNTHLWFIENSRIHAQQIITAIKQK
- a CDS encoding TetR/AcrR family transcriptional regulator produces the protein MANADLKRTRILEAATRRFAHFGMAKTTMSEIATDLNFSKALLYYYFPDKNSLYSAVFEYVIDKMVQDIKEKINTCDDFEEIMMYTLDKRVEQINKYYNLFEYTINMVKELPEELERVFKESHVREVELFVEILVIGVEHNKIEVEDIEETARILLYSLFGMRMGILKDMKNMLFPTKDEFDDILSLQKKMMKIFLKGLRK
- the murB gene encoding UDP-N-acetylmuramate dehydrogenase, which produces MGINIQSDISLKKYNTFGIEEVAHYFIEITEATQLLDAYESGIFEKDFLTLGGGSNILFTHPYEGYIIKINIKGINANQVHQEIFLTASAGEIWNDLVWFCVDNNYNGLENMALIPGTVGASPVQNIGAYGTELMDIFYSCVAFDTLEGVFRIFYNEDCQFSYRDSIFKSEQKGRYIITEVTYKLKTTPSINTSYGAISTELEKRKITHPTIRDIAEVVSTIRVEKLPDPSTVGNAGSFFKNPIISAEQFKKIKSLFPDMISYDMPDGRVKLAAGWLIEQCNWKGRVIGQAGVWKNQALVLINIQSATGNEIFELSSKIINDVYQKFNVKLEREVNIF